The following are encoded in a window of Caldicellulosiruptor danielii genomic DNA:
- a CDS encoding glycosyl hydrolase 53 family protein produces MKKVFAFFVLFIFIISFTFPLLPAKIFAQNSTQIKKQIGIKVDPIGPNIAIDKNIFSDSEAPTNPATFANDGDETTFWSAQDAGIHWLKIDLGDVFANIFATEIVFNGNGIYQYKIEYSLDDNEWTVLVDKSSNTDISQTQYDKFVPPTSGIRYIRVTITSTPNNQPASIKEFKIYKMVDDTFIKGADVSMLKQIEDCGGKFYLNGVQMDALEILKYFGINWIRLRIWNDPKDANGNPLGGGNCSADNMLVIAKRAKALGMKLLLDFHYSDFWADPGKQDKPKAWANLSFDQLKQAVYQYTYDVIKMYKDQGALPDMVQVGNEVNGGMLWPDGKTWGEDAGGYDNFADLLKAGIRGVKDAAGPDNQVKIMIHLANGGDNELYRRVFDNLTQRGVEFDVIGLSYYPYWHGKLSDLIYNMNDISKRYNKEILIAETAYAYTLENGDGLNNIFGTREAATAGYEPSVQNQALVIRNIANAVAQVPDGKGLGVFYWEPDWIPVEGAGWKTGEGNGWDNQAMFDFNGNALDSLYVFKMLNNVMIVGYKPVVVGTAPGEIPKLPAKITAILSNGLTKEVDVTWDSIDPSKYAQAGSFEVYGHVAGSEVTPVAKVKVANLVQNSGFEEDLTGWNIEGQTGAANANSSAPVRSGNKKLNIWYGSPYNLVISQTISGLGQGKYTFKAWFVNTGSAQKRDIVIKDYGGQETRIQIPQSASWDVWTPVEISNISVTTGKCTISFEIAADSGFWCAIDDVLFYRQDPDIEKSIVSVERLDIATEVGQKPQLPPTVMVVYDDGTSSEANVTWEAIDESKYSAIGEFTVTGTVEGTTLKAYAKVKVINSKNLVKNYSFEEGLKYWISEGDTNAVKTETGGHSGGTQLTHWSDKPYKVVTYQTIENIPNGIYIFRAFANGGGGQNANYLFIKDYGGEELRINMPTKWVAEWHRMVITNIRVTTGRVTIGLYSDSENAGGTWCNLDDIEFFKVADREFEISNVSLQKDKGLIASVTVKQSEGIQHDGKEVVVFELLKGTTPISIVAAEKDIVEAEDFKVYFNVSDYLSSDYRVKVFVFDKFDTSPTTPNSLAEPIELR; encoded by the coding sequence ATGAAAAAAGTGTTTGCCTTTTTTGTATTGTTCATTTTTATCATTTCTTTTACTTTTCCTTTGTTGCCAGCCAAGATTTTTGCACAGAATTCAACTCAAATAAAAAAGCAAATAGGGATAAAAGTTGACCCAATTGGTCCCAATATAGCTATAGACAAGAATATTTTTTCTGACAGTGAAGCGCCAACAAATCCGGCAACCTTTGCAAATGATGGTGATGAGACTACTTTTTGGAGCGCACAGGATGCAGGCATTCATTGGCTGAAGATTGATTTGGGAGATGTTTTTGCAAATATCTTTGCAACCGAAATAGTTTTTAATGGAAATGGAATTTATCAATATAAAATTGAGTATTCATTAGATGACAATGAGTGGACAGTATTAGTAGACAAATCGAGCAATACCGACATTTCACAAACACAGTATGACAAGTTTGTACCACCTACCTCAGGGATAAGATATATCCGTGTCACAATCACCTCGACACCAAACAATCAGCCAGCTTCAATAAAGGAGTTCAAGATATACAAAATGGTTGATGATACTTTCATAAAAGGTGCAGATGTATCAATGTTAAAGCAAATAGAAGATTGTGGCGGAAAGTTTTATTTGAACGGAGTCCAAATGGATGCACTTGAGATTTTGAAGTATTTTGGTATTAACTGGATAAGATTGAGAATCTGGAATGACCCAAAAGATGCTAATGGTAATCCATTGGGAGGTGGAAATTGCAGTGCTGATAATATGCTTGTAATTGCTAAACGGGCAAAGGCCTTAGGTATGAAACTCTTACTTGATTTTCATTACAGTGACTTCTGGGCAGATCCAGGAAAACAAGACAAGCCAAAGGCGTGGGCAAATCTTTCATTTGACCAACTAAAACAAGCTGTATATCAGTACACTTACGATGTAATAAAGATGTACAAAGATCAAGGTGCTCTTCCTGACATGGTTCAGGTTGGAAATGAAGTTAATGGCGGTATGCTCTGGCCAGATGGGAAAACATGGGGCGAAGATGCTGGAGGATATGACAATTTTGCAGACCTTCTGAAGGCAGGAATTAGAGGTGTAAAAGATGCAGCTGGTCCTGATAATCAGGTGAAGATTATGATTCATCTTGCTAACGGAGGGGACAATGAACTTTACAGAAGAGTATTTGACAATTTGACCCAGCGCGGTGTTGAGTTTGATGTAATTGGACTTTCATATTACCCATACTGGCACGGAAAGCTTAGTGACTTAATCTACAATATGAATGATATTAGTAAAAGATATAACAAAGAGATACTTATTGCAGAAACAGCATATGCGTACACTTTAGAAAATGGAGATGGACTGAACAACATCTTTGGCACAAGAGAAGCTGCAACAGCAGGATATGAGCCATCAGTTCAAAATCAAGCATTGGTTATAAGGAACATTGCAAACGCTGTAGCACAAGTTCCAGATGGCAAAGGGCTTGGCGTATTCTATTGGGAGCCAGATTGGATACCTGTTGAAGGTGCTGGCTGGAAAACAGGTGAGGGGAATGGATGGGATAACCAAGCCATGTTCGATTTTAATGGAAATGCTTTGGATTCTTTGTATGTGTTCAAGATGCTCAATAACGTCATGATTGTAGGTTACAAACCAGTTGTTGTTGGAACAGCTCCAGGTGAGATACCAAAACTTCCTGCTAAGATCACGGCCATTTTGAGCAATGGTCTTACAAAGGAGGTTGATGTCACGTGGGATAGTATTGACCCGTCAAAATATGCTCAAGCTGGTAGCTTTGAAGTTTACGGGCATGTTGCAGGAAGCGAGGTTACACCTGTTGCAAAAGTAAAAGTAGCTAATCTTGTACAAAATTCTGGATTTGAAGAAGATTTAACTGGCTGGAATATTGAGGGGCAGACTGGAGCAGCAAATGCAAACAGCAGTGCTCCTGTCCGTTCAGGAAATAAGAAATTAAATATTTGGTATGGCTCACCATACAATCTTGTAATATCTCAAACAATATCAGGCTTAGGGCAAGGCAAGTATACATTTAAAGCATGGTTTGTTAACACTGGTAGTGCTCAAAAACGTGATATTGTAATAAAGGATTATGGTGGACAGGAGACAAGGATACAAATTCCACAATCAGCTTCATGGGATGTTTGGACACCTGTTGAAATAAGTAATATTAGCGTAACAACAGGAAAATGCACAATTTCATTTGAAATTGCTGCTGATTCGGGTTTTTGGTGTGCAATAGACGACGTTTTATTCTACCGTCAAGACCCCGATATCGAAAAGAGTATTGTGAGTGTTGAAAGATTAGATATTGCAACAGAGGTAGGGCAAAAGCCTCAGCTTCCGCCAACTGTCATGGTGGTTTATGATGATGGTACATCCTCTGAGGCAAATGTTACATGGGAAGCTATTGATGAGAGTAAATATTCAGCGATTGGGGAATTTACTGTGACTGGTACTGTTGAAGGTACAACTCTAAAAGCATATGCCAAAGTCAAGGTTATCAACAGCAAAAACCTTGTAAAAAATTACAGTTTTGAAGAAGGACTAAAGTATTGGATAAGTGAAGGAGATACAAATGCAGTCAAAACTGAAACTGGTGGACATTCTGGAGGAACACAGCTTACTCACTGGAGTGACAAGCCTTACAAAGTGGTGACATATCAGACAATAGAAAATATACCAAATGGTATCTACATTTTCAGAGCATTTGCAAATGGTGGCGGCGGTCAGAATGCTAACTACCTGTTTATAAAAGACTATGGTGGAGAAGAATTGAGGATAAATATGCCAACCAAATGGGTTGCTGAATGGCATAGAATGGTAATTACTAACATTAGAGTCACCACTGGACGCGTTACAATAGGGCTTTATTCGGATTCAGAGAATGCAGGAGGTACATGGTGTAACCTTGACGATATTGAATTTTTCAAAGTTGCTGACAGGGAATTTGAAATTTCAAATGTAAGCCTACAAAAAGATAAAGGACTTATTGCAAGTGTTACGGTGAAACAATCAGAAGGTATTCAGCACGATGGCAAAGAAGTTGTAGTGTTTGAACTATTAAAAGGAACAACTCCTATTTCAATTGTTGCTGCTGAAAAAGATATAGTAGAAGCTGAAGACTTTAAAGTGTATTTTAATGTAAGTGATTATTTAAGTTCTGACTACAGGGTAAAAGTATTTGTGTTTGACAAATTTGACACAAGCCCTACCACTCCAAATAGCCTTGCTGAGCCTATTGAGCTTCGATGA
- a CDS encoding S-layer homology domain-containing protein has protein sequence MKKRTRIVSSILLVFVLLVSLLSMGYSAQEVILNSIPNKSPGEDVIISGQTVFDEIVIKVLRPNSTILYVNTLKGKNFSDKFTLPADSPEGTYTVVAGKGSIVDIKTFNVIRKQPSLPSSSSAILIPNFKESEKQAGAQSSQKEDIKQSDKEALSEVTIDNNGIIRPKISQLSGERLEVRLDEALVQKALQMQVAKDKILTLDLKSNKPLIQYNITLPSKIFTASFDVKEVLVNTNELSLKLPADLLKGKSIDNNKQIEIFIKKVENSNIPSEIRATVGNRPIYEIGFYQDLKKLYVEKSTNSIKISIAYTPGVDELSSIENLVLLHIKEDGKVEILSNSKYIRTSKCVVANVNSFSKFAIGYVTKKFDDLKNYSWAEKAVSSLAARNIISGIDQNSFRPQEYIKRGEFVKWLVNTFGFDAQYFSNFEDVKKDSSYWREVGIAKALGIAKGYANKFKPENYITRQDMMVLVQRALEVANKPIVKTKSSLATEFCDSSDISSYAQDSISVLVANDLIKGNGKNQMLPRKFATRAEAAQILFRVFFKWE, from the coding sequence ATGAAAAAAAGAACAAGGATTGTTTCAAGTATATTGTTAGTTTTTGTGTTATTAGTTTCTTTATTATCTATGGGATATTCTGCTCAAGAAGTTATTTTAAATTCCATACCTAATAAAAGTCCAGGTGAAGACGTTATAATTTCTGGACAAACTGTGTTTGATGAGATTGTTATCAAAGTATTGAGACCAAATTCTACCATACTTTATGTAAATACCCTCAAGGGAAAAAACTTCAGTGACAAATTTACTTTACCAGCAGATTCGCCTGAGGGTACTTACACAGTTGTGGCCGGTAAGGGTTCTATTGTCGACATAAAAACTTTCAATGTAATAAGGAAACAGCCATCTTTACCTTCTTCATCCTCTGCGATTTTAATCCCTAATTTCAAAGAATCTGAAAAGCAGGCAGGTGCGCAATCATCTCAAAAGGAAGATATTAAACAAAGTGATAAAGAGGCTTTGTCTGAAGTTACGATTGATAATAATGGGATAATTAGGCCCAAAATATCTCAGCTATCAGGGGAAAGATTAGAGGTTAGATTAGATGAGGCATTAGTACAAAAGGCACTACAGATGCAGGTGGCAAAAGACAAAATTTTAACATTGGACCTAAAAAGCAACAAGCCTTTAATACAATACAATATTACGCTTCCATCAAAAATATTTACAGCCTCTTTTGATGTAAAAGAAGTTTTAGTTAATACAAATGAATTAAGCTTAAAACTTCCAGCTGACTTATTAAAGGGAAAGAGCATAGACAATAACAAGCAAATTGAGATATTTATAAAGAAAGTAGAAAATTCTAATATACCTTCAGAAATTCGAGCGACAGTTGGAAATAGACCAATATATGAAATTGGATTTTATCAAGATTTGAAAAAGTTGTATGTTGAAAAATCTACAAATTCTATAAAAATATCTATTGCTTATACTCCTGGAGTAGATGAGCTGAGCAGCATTGAAAATTTGGTATTGCTGCATATAAAAGAGGACGGGAAAGTGGAGATTTTATCAAATAGCAAATATATAAGGACATCGAAATGTGTTGTTGCAAATGTAAATAGCTTTAGCAAGTTTGCAATAGGGTATGTTACCAAAAAATTTGACGATTTGAAGAATTATTCGTGGGCTGAAAAAGCTGTATCTTCCCTGGCTGCGAGAAATATTATAAGTGGTATTGACCAAAATAGTTTTAGGCCTCAAGAGTATATAAAGCGTGGAGAGTTTGTCAAGTGGCTGGTAAATACTTTTGGTTTTGATGCTCAGTATTTTTCGAACTTTGAGGATGTGAAAAAAGATAGCAGCTACTGGCGTGAAGTTGGAATTGCAAAGGCACTCGGTATCGCAAAAGGTTATGCGAATAAGTTTAAACCAGAAAATTATATAACAAGGCAAGATATGATGGTACTTGTACAAAGAGCATTAGAGGTTGCAAACAAACCAATTGTAAAAACAAAAAGTAGCCTTGCAACTGAATTTTGTGATTCATCTGATATATCTTCGTATGCTCAAGATAGTATTTCTGTTTTGGTTGCAAATGATTTAATAAAAGGAAATGGTAAAAATCAAATGTTACCTCGAAAGTTTGCAACTCGTGCAGAAGCAGCTCAGATCTTGTTCAGAGTATTTTTCAAATGGGAGTAA
- the pulA gene encoding type I pullulanase, translating to MAKYFKSKRFMSIVMTFIFFATLILPLSILGADEKTTLIIHYYRYNEDYQGWNLWIWPVEPVGAEGKAYEFTSKDDFGVKAVVELPGKITKVGIIVRKGNWEAKDVAVDRFISGINGTKEVWLIEGEEQIYTSQPQKTPKMTAFIDGLNTIVVKLAKKADILSNNKTQGFKVTAFYDEIPIKKVEPVLPKINKNFKPEEAGYELIDGGTKVKFILKPGAGDFKFTDTTGKLDVYVSGTMNDWGGTASPEGKYKPLPEWKMTWNSQKGYYELVKELGKDGVVIGAKFKFTSWDGTSAKWYPDGMGNDKVIEELYTGNEKITKVDTFKITTEEELEPQVPYVISKDGFKSAIAQARNILDNPKYYYKGSDLGCTYTKAYSTFRLWAPTAIGVILRLYDDYKTTKYKEYEMEQSVNGTWYLKIDGDLKGKYYQYEVWHASNSLTDDTIRKYVVPDPYSRATSANSERTLIFDPKDTNPVGWEKDTFIKLENQEDAIIYETHVRDFTIDDSSGVRPEFRGKYLGFTQTGTKGPNGVKTGIDHLKELGITHVHLLPTYDFGSVDETNPDKGYNWGYDPVLYQNVEGSYATNPNTVARIKEYKQMVMALHKAGIGIIQDVVFNHTFQIGDAKFSIFDKIVPGYFYRKDKDGNYSNASGCGNEIATEKPMVRKFIIDTLVYLTKEYHIDGFRFDLMAAIDRVTMAKAQGEIRKINPSAVIYGEGWMAGASPLDPSLRMEIGSFNQAGLHIGLFNDRIREAIRGNLDNESKGFMQGNYSFRLEDLKRGIQGGLGDFATDPDESINYVSAHDNLTLWDKLQKSVPNEPDYIKDKMGRLANAIVLTAQGVPFLHGGVEFNRTKYMNHNSYNAGDKINKYNWTLKVKWYNTFKYYQGLIALRKAHPAFRMTTAEDIQKYLTFIQTPKGTLGFRLTYPKDTWNDIIVVYNSTKKAQEITLPEGNWVVVANGDEVGTTPIKNLTNFVAGKALVAPISMFVAYKSNEFPQGFTKVTGKDPVSLESSSTVAVPKVYGNGNIEVTFKVKVPAGTDDDVIYLAGSFGKAGLSDWNPGDKDGAIELVRLQDGTYSVTVKLNAGETFEYKYTRGSWSTVEKGANKEEIENRKLTVKDEGGGKMTVTDTVLNWADK from the coding sequence ATGGCGAAGTATTTTAAAAGCAAACGTTTTATGAGTATTGTTATGACGTTTATATTTTTCGCTACTCTTATTTTGCCACTGTCTATTCTTGGAGCAGATGAAAAAACAACTCTCATCATTCACTACTACAGGTATAACGAAGACTATCAGGGTTGGAACCTCTGGATTTGGCCTGTTGAGCCAGTTGGTGCAGAAGGAAAAGCTTATGAGTTTACTTCTAAAGATGACTTCGGAGTAAAAGCAGTTGTAGAGCTTCCTGGTAAAATAACCAAAGTAGGTATTATCGTAAGAAAGGGCAACTGGGAAGCAAAAGATGTTGCTGTTGATAGGTTCATCTCAGGAATCAATGGAACAAAAGAGGTTTGGCTAATTGAAGGTGAAGAGCAAATCTATACATCCCAGCCTCAGAAAACTCCTAAGATGACAGCTTTTATCGATGGCCTTAATACAATCGTTGTGAAGCTTGCGAAGAAAGCAGATATCCTTTCGAATAATAAAACTCAAGGGTTTAAAGTGACAGCGTTTTATGATGAAATTCCTATCAAAAAAGTTGAGCCAGTTTTGCCCAAGATAAATAAGAACTTTAAGCCGGAAGAAGCAGGGTATGAGCTCATTGATGGCGGCACAAAAGTGAAATTTATCTTAAAACCAGGTGCAGGTGATTTTAAGTTTACAGATACAACTGGTAAACTTGATGTATACGTATCAGGAACTATGAACGACTGGGGCGGAACAGCTTCTCCTGAAGGAAAATATAAACCACTTCCTGAATGGAAAATGACATGGAATTCGCAGAAAGGATACTATGAGCTTGTAAAAGAGCTTGGCAAAGACGGTGTTGTAATTGGCGCTAAGTTTAAGTTCACATCATGGGATGGTACATCTGCAAAGTGGTACCCAGATGGAATGGGAAATGACAAAGTAATTGAGGAGCTTTACACAGGTAATGAGAAGATAACAAAAGTTGATACCTTCAAGATTACAACTGAGGAAGAGCTTGAGCCACAGGTCCCATATGTTATTTCTAAAGATGGCTTTAAATCTGCAATTGCTCAGGCAAGAAATATATTAGACAATCCGAAATATTACTATAAAGGTAGCGATTTGGGATGCACATATACAAAAGCTTATTCAACATTCAGACTATGGGCACCAACAGCAATTGGAGTTATATTGAGACTCTACGATGATTATAAGACTACAAAATACAAAGAGTATGAAATGGAGCAGTCTGTAAATGGAACATGGTATCTTAAGATAGATGGTGATTTGAAAGGTAAATATTACCAATATGAGGTTTGGCATGCTTCAAATTCGTTGACAGATGATACAATTAGAAAATATGTTGTGCCAGACCCATATTCAAGAGCAACATCTGCGAACTCTGAAAGAACTTTAATTTTTGACCCCAAAGATACAAACCCCGTTGGCTGGGAAAAAGATACATTTATAAAGCTTGAAAACCAAGAAGACGCAATAATTTATGAGACGCATGTAAGAGACTTTACAATAGATGATTCAAGTGGTGTAAGGCCAGAGTTTAGAGGCAAATACTTAGGATTCACTCAAACAGGGACAAAAGGACCAAATGGTGTAAAAACAGGGATTGACCATTTGAAAGAACTTGGTATAACCCATGTACATCTTCTTCCAACATATGACTTTGGTTCGGTTGATGAGACAAATCCTGACAAAGGCTATAACTGGGGATATGATCCTGTTTTATATCAAAACGTTGAAGGTTCCTATGCTACAAATCCAAACACAGTTGCGAGGATAAAAGAGTACAAACAAATGGTTATGGCTCTGCACAAGGCAGGAATAGGTATTATCCAGGATGTTGTCTTTAATCATACATTCCAGATAGGTGACGCTAAATTCTCAATATTTGACAAGATAGTACCAGGGTACTTTTACAGAAAAGATAAAGATGGTAACTACTCAAATGCATCAGGTTGCGGCAATGAAATTGCAACCGAAAAACCAATGGTCAGAAAGTTTATAATTGATACATTGGTGTACCTCACGAAAGAATATCATATAGATGGTTTCAGATTCGACTTAATGGCAGCAATAGACAGGGTTACTATGGCAAAAGCACAAGGAGAAATAAGGAAGATAAATCCATCAGCAGTAATCTACGGTGAAGGTTGGATGGCAGGTGCATCACCGCTTGACCCGTCACTTAGAATGGAAATAGGCTCATTCAATCAAGCAGGACTTCACATAGGGCTTTTTAATGACAGGATTAGAGAAGCAATCAGAGGTAACCTTGACAATGAGTCTAAAGGATTTATGCAAGGGAACTACTCATTTAGACTTGAAGACCTCAAGAGAGGTATCCAGGGTGGACTTGGTGATTTTGCTACAGACCCTGATGAATCTATAAATTATGTATCTGCCCATGATAACTTGACTTTGTGGGATAAACTTCAAAAGAGTGTGCCAAATGAGCCAGATTATATCAAGGATAAAATGGGAAGACTTGCGAATGCAATCGTTTTGACAGCACAAGGTGTTCCATTCTTACATGGTGGAGTTGAATTCAACAGAACAAAATATATGAATCATAACTCATACAATGCGGGCGATAAAATTAATAAATATAACTGGACTCTGAAAGTAAAGTGGTACAATACTTTCAAGTACTATCAGGGATTAATTGCACTAAGAAAAGCTCATCCAGCTTTCAGAATGACCACTGCAGAAGACATCCAGAAATATCTTACATTTATACAAACACCGAAAGGAACATTAGGATTTAGACTCACATATCCAAAAGATACTTGGAATGACATTATAGTTGTATATAACTCAACAAAGAAAGCTCAGGAGATAACCTTACCAGAAGGAAACTGGGTTGTTGTTGCAAATGGTGATGAGGTAGGAACAACACCAATTAAAAATCTTACAAACTTTGTTGCTGGCAAGGCATTAGTTGCACCAATTTCTATGTTTGTTGCATACAAGAGCAATGAATTTCCTCAAGGCTTTACTAAGGTAACTGGGAAAGACCCCGTATCATTAGAAAGCTCAAGCACAGTAGCAGTTCCAAAAGTTTATGGTAATGGAAATATTGAAGTTACATTTAAAGTCAAGGTACCAGCAGGAACTGACGATGATGTTATATATTTAGCAGGTTCGTTTGGAAAAGCTGGGCTTTCTGATTGGAATCCGGGAGATAAAGATGGCGCAATAGAACTTGTTAGATTGCAAGATGGAACATATAGTGTGACCGTGAAACTTAACGCAGGTGAAACATTCGAATACAAATACACAAGAGGTAGCTGGTCTACAGTTGAGAAAGGTGCAAATAAAGAGGAGATAGAGAATAGAAAACTTACTGTTAAGGATGAAGGCGGCGGGAAGATGACAGTTACCGACACCGTTTTGAACTGGGCTGATAAATAA